The Chitinophagales bacterium genomic sequence TAAACCTGTAGTGCTTACCGTTTTTCCTTTTGCTTTAGCTTCTTTGGCAGCTTTTTCTTTAGCTAAGCGTATTTCTTCGGCTATTATTTTTTGTATTTGGCTGTTTAAATCTTGAGCCGCTTTATTTTTATCTTTAGCTTGCTGTTGTAGTTTCCCCTCATCTTTTTTAAGCTGGCTAATTAGCGAGTTTTTTTCATCTTGCTCACTTACTAATTGCTTTTTTTGTGTTTCTTCTTCGCCTAAAAGAGCTTGTTTGTTGGCTTTATCTTCTTTTAAAGTTTCTATTTTATGGTTTAAATCGGCAATGGTACTTTCTATTAATTTAGATTGATTGCTTCTTGTTCTGGCATAACTTTGCAAGTAAGTAAGTCTTTGAATAGCTTGGTTAAAACTTTCAGCATTTAGTATAAATGACAAATAACTATTGCCTTTATACTTATTATTATAAGCATTTTGAACCATTACGGCATAGTCTTTTTTTAGCTGCTCTATATCTTTTTTTAATGAGGATATTACGGTTTCTTTATCGGCAATTTTTTCGTTCAGTAGGTTTATTTGTTCATTAATGTTGCTTATTAAATTTTGTCGCGAATTTATTTTGGTTTTTATGCTGTTTAGTTGCCCTAAATAATTACTTCTTTCTTGTTTGTTTTCTTTAATTAATGATTCAATTTCTTTTAATTCTTTCTGTATTTTGTTGTATTGATTTTGCAGTTTTTCTTTTTTGTTTTGGGCATTTGCATTTAATGAAAAACTAAAAAGTAAAACAATAATAAATATTATTTTAGCAACTATATTTTTATATGAAAGGATAATTTTATTCATTATTTTTTTAGTCTTTCAGGAACAGAAAAAGGAAAATCTAAGTTACTCTCTTTTTTTACTTTAGAAAAATTGAGAGCTAAACGCATATTGTTATTTCCATCGGAAAAAACCATATCTCTTAAAAATGCAAAAAGCTGATTTTCAATTATTTTATAGTCGTTAT encodes the following:
- a CDS encoding peptidoglycan DD-metalloendopeptidase family protein, whose translation is MNKIILSYKNIVAKIIFIIVLLFSFSLNANAQNKKEKLQNQYNKIQKELKEIESLIKENKQERSNYLGQLNSIKTKINSRQNLISNINEQINLLNEKIADKETVISSLKKDIEQLKKDYAVMVQNAYNNKYKGNSYLSFILNAESFNQAIQRLTYLQSYARTRSNQSKLIESTIADLNHKIETLKEDKANKQALLGEEETQKKQLVSEQDEKNSLISQLKKDEGKLQQQAKDKNKAAQDLNSQIQKIIAEEIRLAKEKAAKEAKAKGKTVSTTGLALTPEEKLISTDFVNNRGKLPWPVGKGFIVSKFGKHEHPTLHEVYTNNNGVDIKTEKDATVRALFNGTVINSFYLPATQNSVIVKHGEYFTVYSNLKTVSVKAGDNIVTKQEIGKVYTDNGESKVHLEIWKGTEKTNPELWLAK